The Fluviispira sanaruensis sequence CTTCCTAAATCTGATGCAATTAGGATGGCGCTCATTAAAAGGCAGAAGGATCCCATGTAGGCAAAGAATATTTTACTTTTATTCTGCATAATTTTAGGAATAAAGTATGCAAGTAGAAGTGAAATAATTCCACCTAGAATATTAGGTAATGTTGAGAGAGATTCACTTGTTTGATAATGAGTTCTCATAATTGGAATGAGCAGGGTTTGGAAAACACCAAAAAATAAATTCAAGAGAATTTCAGCTAAAGTGATCATTAAAAAATATTTATTTGAGAGATGAAATTTAAAAACAGACAAATTTATTAATTTTTTTGAGAAATTATTAAAATTTACTTTAATTCTTTCTATTTTAATTGTTTTAATATTTATAAAAAATGTTAAAATATAGCTTAAAATAATAATAAAAATAGTATTTCTATTATTAAAAATAGTGAGTGAAGCACCGATAAGCATAGGCCCTATTAAGCGGGCTGCTGGTTCAAGTAATTGTGATTTTGTTTGGAAATGAATCATTTGTTTTTCATCTAAAATGCGACTCGCTGTTGTCTCATAAAAGACCATGAGAATACCCGAGCTGACAGTTATAATAGGTGAAATAAGCCAAATATAAGGAAAACTGTAAAAAATATACCAAACAAATAATAAGAATACTCTGGAAGACTCAAGCGATCTAATAATCCAAAGGCAATTTTTTGAATCTGCAAGATTGCCAAAAAAAGGAATGAGGAAAAGTCTTGGCAAAAAGTCAAACATATACACGAGGCCCACTAAGGCTATATTCCCATTAGATATACTATAAATAAACAACGGTAAATAAAAGCCCTTTGCATTATCACCAATTAGGCTCACAGTTCTTAAACTGGAAAATGAAATAAAGCTTTGCATATTTATCATTTATTTTTCTCTGTTGTTTATTTACTACAAAATAAGGCTACATATTATTTGGGTTGATATTCACTTATGATAAATAATATTAAAGATCTCCCAATAACAATTTATTGCACCTTCTTCAGAATGAGACTTAATAGTCACATATGCGAATGCGTCGTACCATTTTTGTGGATAGCTTAACTTTACACCTTCTGGGACTTGCAATTGAATTTTGCAGTTTGGTGGTAATCTTAATTGACTTGTTGCTTTGAGTCCCTTTTGAGGTAAAAGGCGAGCGATTAAAGTGATTTCATTTTCATCGAGATTAGGGAGCGAATATTCTTTATGTGTCTGAAATAGATTTGCAATTAAGAATTTTTCCAGTGCATATCTAAGAGTCTCTGTAAACATCATCATCACTTGCCCGCCGCCTATGCGACAGGCTATTTCGTTTATAAGAAAGTTATTATTTTTCTTCCTGCAAAATTCGATGGAATTGCTTCTAGAATTTGTGCTAAAGTTTTTCCGATTATTTGAGGAAAATAAGTGGATTCTACCAGCAGAACTTGTATTTTTTCTAAGTCTGAATTCACAATGATCTTCCTCTTAAAAGAGTGTTTTAAAACGAATATGTAATGACAAATAATTCATTAAAATTATCTATAACAAAAAAAATATTTCAAGTTTGTAAGCATTATAATTAAAGTTAAACTAAAAAATATAGAAGGTGAGGTGGTTCTAAAAAAATAAATATAAAATAAATGCTTAAAACACTATTTAAAATTATCGATTGCAAAAGGATATTTTTCAGTATCAATCAATTTCTTAGCGATGATTTTAATTTTATCATCGTGATTTGCTTTTAAATTATAAATATTTTGATTGATTCGCGCTTTTGCATTTCGAATAATTAATTTTGCCATGGTGAGTTCAGCTTCATTTTTCTCAGGGCCACCATGCTTTTCTAAGACGGAATTGATCCTCGATAAAACAGAAGAAATCACATATGTGTCAATGGCGATGTCTGCGAGTCGTGACAATTGCAATTGCTCATCAACAAGTTTGTGTCCGTAAGTGCGAATGAGTTTAGAAGCAGAAGTAGTTAGCGCATGTGTGGCTGTTGAGAGTCTTTCGCATTCTTTTTCGAGGGCAGGGTGAAAACCTTCTAGCTTTTCTGTCAGCACACTCTTTTTAACTTCACTAAAGGCAAATTCAGATAAAAAGCCAATTTTACCTATAGCGCTGTTTAAGAAGTCTACACTTTTTATATTTTGAAGTGACTGAAGTTCTTTGCCTAGACGTTGGTATTGAGAAGCAGGCTCTTTCAAACCTGTCATCGCTATAAAGAGTCTTAATATTTCGTTTGTTCCTTCAAATATAAGACCTATGCGCCCATCTCTGAGCTTTCTTTCAATGCCATATTCAACCATATAACCATTGCCACCGTGAATTTGCATGGCAGTGTTGATTGTTGCCCAACTTGCTTCCGTAACAAATACTTTACAAATAGCAGCCTCAATACTGTAATCTGTGTCGCCAGAATCGACTAAATTGGTTGCGAAATAGGTTGCAGACTCAGAAGCATAAATATGCATTGCCATTTCACTTAACATGCTTTGGATAAGGCCAAAGTCAGAAATACTGTGGCCAAATGCTTTTCTATTTTTTGTGTAAGTTATGCACTCGTCCATAGCGGATTTCATAGCGCCCAAAGCACCGCCTGCTAAGCCCATGCGACCTTGATTTAAAATTCCCATGGCAATTTTAAAACCGTCACCTGACTTTCCTAATATATTCTCTGCAGGGACTTTTACATCTTTAAAAAAGACTTCAACAGTGGATGAAGCTTTAATTCCAAGTTTAAGTTCTTCAGAACCATGAGTGACACCACCCATGTCTCTGGTTACGATAAAGGCGGTGATTTTGTCTTCGCCATTAACTTCTTCCTTCGCAAATACGGTGAAAAAGTCGGCGAAGCCTCCATTTGTAATCCATAATTTTGAGCCGTTGATCACATAATGATCGCCTTGTTTAACGGCTCTCGTTTTAATTCCAGCGGCATCGCTTCCTGCGGTTGGTTCTGTTAAAGCAAAGGAGGCAATCATCTCGCCCGTCGCAAGTTTAGGCATATATTTTGCCTTTTGCTTTTCATTTCCATATAAATAAAGTCCTTTTAATCCTATCGAACTGTGTGCACCCGCAGTTAAAGTAACAGATGCGTCGTGTTTATTTAAAAGTTCAAGAGTTCTTGTATAAAATGTTTGGGTAAATTCGCTTCCACCAAAAGCTTCAGGAATAATAAGTCCAAAGAGCCCCATTTCTTTCATGCCCTGAATAATTTCTTTTGGTAATTTTTTTTCTTGGTCGAATTTTAGACTATCAACATTTTGTTTCATCCAATCATTAATTGAATTTGCCATCAAGGTGTAATCATTTTCTCGATTGGTATTAAAAAATGGATAATGATGCAGAGATTTTTCTGATATATGCCCATTAAATATGCTTTTCATGAAACTAAATTTTGTATTACCAGACATAAAACCTCCTCGTTCTTACTATTTTCAATCTGGATAAGATAACTTTACAATAGTAAATTAGCTGAATTGAATGAAGAGAGCAAACTGTTTGAAATGCAAACTGTATTTACTGTCAATGTCACTTATAGTGTATTGCAAGCATTGCTAGTTTTAAAATTTAAACATATTTTGAAGTATAGAGAATTTTATTTTA is a genomic window containing:
- a CDS encoding acyl-CoA dehydrogenase family protein; translation: MSGNTKFSFMKSIFNGHISEKSLHHYPFFNTNRENDYTLMANSINDWMKQNVDSLKFDQEKKLPKEIIQGMKEMGLFGLIIPEAFGGSEFTQTFYTRTLELLNKHDASVTLTAGAHSSIGLKGLYLYGNEKQKAKYMPKLATGEMIASFALTEPTAGSDAAGIKTRAVKQGDHYVINGSKLWITNGGFADFFTVFAKEEVNGEDKITAFIVTRDMGGVTHGSEELKLGIKASSTVEVFFKDVKVPAENILGKSGDGFKIAMGILNQGRMGLAGGALGAMKSAMDECITYTKNRKAFGHSISDFGLIQSMLSEMAMHIYASESATYFATNLVDSGDTDYSIEAAICKVFVTEASWATINTAMQIHGGNGYMVEYGIERKLRDGRIGLIFEGTNEILRLFIAMTGLKEPASQYQRLGKELQSLQNIKSVDFLNSAIGKIGFLSEFAFSEVKKSVLTEKLEGFHPALEKECERLSTATHALTTSASKLIRTYGHKLVDEQLQLSRLADIAIDTYVISSVLSRINSVLEKHGGPEKNEAELTMAKLIIRNAKARINQNIYNLKANHDDKIKIIAKKLIDTEKYPFAIDNFK